From a single Panulirus ornatus isolate Po-2019 chromosome 69, ASM3632096v1, whole genome shotgun sequence genomic region:
- the LOC139747531 gene encoding uncharacterized protein — MNNNPWVAATPADEVHLQPSHVAAFLSRQLLKKKEEEADKAAERSKKREYVVKERNYVTYNYVEAEESDAGEIGDNPLSSILVRAMQRKVRRQEIEEAMKIKRLEESKRKVEEEKRQCEEARRRQRDKLREMRENHRLRLVKEEQWRAREARRARHNKLADDFRKQKLLRHYFGAFKRLVKISRENKIRARKHYRQKILQRAFLNLRIHRDNRQRWRDQVAIRFHNECLLRKAFTHLKKAVAAREEQVARAVEHHRQLLLHRHVWLWRWAALDLLLERRAGIQRAKEHYHRKVLRHALSRWRKYLEGKRTRRQREIVGTRLRFLVKDIIPDFSPASSEDDEDEDALRKDSRWEDMLSVLTV; from the exons ATGAATAATAATCCCTGGGTAGCAGCGACACCAGCGGACGAGGTCCACCTCCAGCCATCCCACGTCGCTGCTTTTCTCAGCAGGCAACTActcaagaagaaagaggaagaggcagaCAAAGCAGCGGAGAGATCGAAAAAAAGAGAGTACGTTGTGAAGGAGAGGAATTACGTGACTTATAACTATGTCGAGGCCGAAGAATCGGACGCTGGTGAGATCGGCGACAACCCCCTGTCAAGCATCCTGGTCAGGGCCATGCAGAGGAAGGTCCGCAGGCAGGAGATAGAAGAGGCGATGAAGATAAAGAGACTCGAGGAGTCgaagagaaaagtggaagaggaGAAGCGACAGTGCGAAGAGGCGAGGAGGAGACAGCGTGATAAACTGAGAGAAATGAGGGAAAACCACAGACTACGGCTAGTGAAGGAGGAGCAGTGGAGGGCGCGGGAGGCGAGGCGAGCCAGACATAACAAACTGGCCGATGATTTTCGCAAGCAGAAGCTCCTCCGTCACTACTTCGGAGCTTTTAAGAGGCTCGTGAAAATAAGTAGAGAAAATAAGATCAGGGCCAGGAAGCACTACCGACAGAAGATCTTGCAAAGAGCTTTCTTAAATCTACGAATCCACCGAGATAATCGGCAACGGTGGAGGGATCAAGTGGCCATCAGGTTCCACAACGAGTGCCTCCTCCGTAAAGCCTTCACCCACTTGAAAAAG GCAGTGGCAGCACGAGAGGAGCAGGTGGCCAGAGCGGTGGAGCATCACCGTCAGCTCCTGCTGCATCGCCATGTGTGGCTCTGGCGGTGGGCAGCGCTGGACCTGCTGCTGGAGAGGAGGGCGGGCATACAGCGGGCCAAGGAGCACTACCACAG GAAGGTCCTCCGCCATGCACTGAGCCGCTGGAGGAAGTACTTGGAGGGCAAGAGGACGAGGCGGCAGCGTGAAATCGTGGGGACGCGTCTTCGGTTCCTCGTCAAGGACATCATCCCAGACTTCTCTCCTGCCTCCTCTGaagacgacgaggacgaggacgccCTTCGGAAGGACAGTAGATGGGAAGATATGCTATCAGTGCTAACTGTGTGA